Proteins encoded in a region of the Methanocaldococcus sp. genome:
- a CDS encoding ATP-binding protein: protein MEYIYPFTAIVGQEKMKKALILNAINPKIGGVLIRGEKGTAKSTAVRALADLLPEIEVVEGCPFNCDPNGELCDICKEKKKKGELKIIKKKMKVVNLPIGATEDRVIGTLDIEKAIKEGIKALEPGILAEANRNILYIDEVNLLDDHIIDVLLDAAAMGWNIIEREGVKIKHPSRFILVGTMNPEEGELRPQILDRFGLMVDVEGLNNVKDRVEVIKRVEEFNNNPEEFYKKFEEEQRKLRERIIKAREILKDVEISDELLEFISKVCIELGIQTNRADITVVRTAKAIAAYNGRTKVNLDDVKEAMELALPHRMRRKPFEPPQLNKEKLEQMINEFKEQLNNNENKNNEKNNEDDLKKNMM, encoded by the coding sequence ATGGAATACATTTATCCATTTACAGCAATTGTAGGACAGGAAAAGATGAAAAAAGCTTTAATTTTGAATGCAATAAATCCAAAAATTGGTGGAGTATTAATTAGAGGAGAAAAAGGAACTGCAAAATCAACTGCTGTTAGAGCATTGGCTGATTTACTTCCAGAGATTGAAGTTGTTGAAGGTTGTCCCTTTAACTGTGATCCTAATGGAGAACTATGTGACATTTGTAAAGAAAAGAAGAAAAAAGGAGAATTAAAAATAATAAAAAAGAAAATGAAAGTTGTAAATCTTCCGATAGGAGCAACAGAAGATAGAGTTATTGGAACTCTTGATATTGAAAAGGCAATAAAAGAAGGTATTAAAGCATTAGAGCCAGGAATTTTAGCAGAGGCAAATAGAAATATTCTATATATTGATGAGGTTAATTTACTCGATGATCATATAATAGATGTTTTATTAGACGCGGCGGCAATGGGTTGGAACATAATTGAAAGAGAAGGAGTTAAAATAAAACATCCTTCGAGGTTTATACTCGTTGGAACTATGAATCCCGAAGAGGGTGAGTTAAGGCCGCAAATATTAGATAGATTTGGACTAATGGTTGATGTTGAAGGATTAAACAATGTTAAAGATAGGGTAGAGGTTATAAAGAGAGTGGAAGAATTTAATAACAATCCTGAAGAGTTTTATAAAAAATTTGAAGAAGAGCAAAGAAAACTTAGGGAAAGAATAATCAAAGCCAGAGAGATTTTAAAGGATGTTGAAATTAGTGATGAACTTTTGGAATTTATATCTAAGGTTTGTATTGAGTTGGGGATTCAAACTAACAGGGCTGATATTACAGTAGTTAGAACTGCTAAGGCAATAGCGGCATACAATGGTAGGACAAAAGTTAATTTAGATGATGTTAAGGAGGCAATGGAGTTAGCATTGCCACATAGAATGAGAAGAAAACCATTTGAGCCACCACAATTAAATAAAGAAAAATTAGAACAGATGATTAACGAATTTAAAGAGCAACTAAATAATAATGAAAATAAAAATAATGAAAAAAATAATGAAGATGACTTAAAAAAAAACATGATGTAA